GACGGGGTCGTCCGCCGCGAGCGAGATTGCGAGGTCGGTGTCGCGGTCGTCCGACAGCGCCGCCGGCCGCAGCGTTTCGTCCCGGAGATCGAACTCGGCCACCCAGGCAAAGCGGTAGGAGTCGACGGTCGCCAGCCGGTCGACCACGGTCTGCTGGATAGCGCCCCGCGAACCGGCGCTCATCACGTCGTCCATCACCGCGGTGATGAGCCCCTCGACGCGGTCGACGAGGTGCTGGAGGTTCGAGCGCTCCGCTTTGAGCTGCTCACTGCGTCGTTCGGCCGAAAGCTCGGCCAGTTTCCGCTGTGTGATATCGATGTGGGCGACGACGGCGCTGCCCGCTTCCTCGGGCGGCAACGGCGCGACCCGCATCAGGAACCACTGCTTCTCGTCCGGCGAGTGACAGGGGTATTCGAGCGTGAACAGCTCCTGCTTCCCGGAGATGACGGCCTCGATACCCTCGACGGCCTGCCCGGCGTACTCGTCCGCGTCGACGTCGGTCGTCCCGAAATAGTTCACGCCCTGCATCTCGCCCTCGTCGGCGCTGGCGAACTCCCGCCACGCGCGGTTGGTGAACAGAATCGTCCCGTCCGCGTCGAGCACGGCGATGTTGATGGGGAGCGTATCGAGCGTCGAGTGAACGAGCGTTTGGGGTGGTTGCATGTTCGGTCCTCGGCTCCGAACAGCCGATAGACAACGTAGTGCTGGCAGTTTGATAAACGTATGGCCGACGCCGAACGGTGGCGCTTGCCCGCTCGGAAAATACTTTACCGTGCCAGCCGCTACCATCGGGTATGTTCGGGTCCCGGCGCGACGGGGAGACGGTGACCTGTATCGCCTGTGGCGAGGAGCGTCCCCGGTCCGACGCCCGCGAGTACGACAAGCACGGGGACCGGTGGGACCGCCGGGACAAGACCTTCGAGTTTCTCTGCAAGGGGTGTTTCACCGAGACCTGCCGCCAGCCCCGCGACGGGCTCGAAGCGACGCTCGCGGCGGCCGACGCCGGCGAGACGGACCGCGCGACCTTCCTGCGGCAGTTCCGCGAACTGGTCCGGGAGCGAAGCGTCGAGCGGGAGTGAACTAGAGCGACTCGCACCGACGAGCGGTCGCTGTAGCTGCCATTCTGCCGCTAGCGGAGCGGCCGTGCTGTTGTGGGCTGACACCGGCCGTCAGGTTGGCGATAAATCAAATACCGCGATATCAAATCGGACGGACAGCGACATCGCGGAGCCGTGGCACACAGGGGGCGCCAAAGGACTTATAGTTGGAAGTTTAACACTTCTTTGTGACTGGAGAGACCACAGACCGGGACGAGGGTGTGGACTTTACCCCCATCAACCCGGTCCTCACGGGCATAGAGTACCCGATTACCACGGCGGAACTCGTCGGACAGCACGGCGCCCGGAGCGTCGAACGGACCAACGCTGAATCGATTACGGTCCAAGAACTGTTCAGGGGGACCGGGGCGGACACGTTCGAGTCACCCGAAGAAGTACGCCAGAGCCTGCTCAATCTGATGCCCGGCGAGTCCGTCGGCCGCCAGCGGTACTCCGACCGCGGGGGCGCGACGCCCGACAACGGGCCGGAGCGAGGGGACGACACGCTGTAGCCGACGGGAGAGACCCGCCGGGATACGCCGAATCGGCCCCTTAGCCCGACTGCCGTCGCTGTTTGGCCGTCGCCGGTCGGGTCCGTCTGCTCTCGTCGTAGACGCTACCTACGGGCTCGTTAGACGCCATATAGGTCCCGAGCGTCACCCCGTAGACCGCGTGGCCGACGTGGAACACCAGCGCGTCCTCGGACTGTAGTTCGCGACCGAGGACGCGGACGAAGATGACCCGCGAGCCGATAGCCGAGAGGCAGAGACCGTACCCCAGTCCGCCGGCCACGCTCACCCGCTCTCGTACCGCCGGGTCGCTCACGTCGACGAAACTCGCGAGCAACCCGTAGACGCCGCCACCCACGACGCCGTAGAGAAGGTGTAAGACCAGCCCCGGGACGAAGTGCTGTTCCACGTCGCCACCACTGACGTACCGGGCCCAGAACTCGGCCGTCGGGGGGAGCGCTTTGAACACGGGGGCGCGGTAGACGGTCATGACGACCGTCGCGACGAGCCCCCCGACACAACCCCGTGTGACGGACCCCCGGAGTCGTGAAGACGACGGGACGCGGAGTGCCCTGGTCTCGCTTCGCCGACCTCGATGCGGTGGTTGGGATCCGGATGACATTGTTCTCTGTTGACATACGGTCCAGGGACTTTTCTAATTGAGGGCGACCGCCGACCGTGTCCCCTCGGCCACCCCGACAGTCCTAACTACACCGTGGGCGTAGCCGGGGGCATGACTACCGAGGACGCGCAATCGGCGGCCGGAACTGCCGAAGGGCAAGGCCCCGTGGAGATCGACGAGGAGATGGCCCGCCATCTCTCGAACAAGCGCGAGGAGCTGTTCGAGAAGTTCGGCATCCGCGACGAGTTCCCGCCGGAGGTACTCGACGAAGCCGAGGCCCGAACGGAGGACGTCCACGCGGAGATACAGGGCGAAATCGACGAACGGCGAGACCTCCGGGAGATGACGACCTGGACGACCGACCCCATCGACGCCCAGGACTTCGACGACGCCATCTCCGTCGAGGAACGAGAGGACGAGTACGTCCTCTGGGTCCACATCGCCGACGTGACCCACTACGTCAACCCCGAGACGGCGATGTGGGACGAGGCCGTCGAGCGGGGCAACACCGTCTATCTCCCCGCCTACACCATCCACATGCTCCCGCCGGTACTGGCCGAGACAGTCTGCTCGCTCGTGCCCAACGAGGAGCGACTGGCCCACACCGTCGAGATGCACCTGGACAAGGAGAACCTGGGCTACGACGAGATAGAGATATACAAGTCCGTCATCGAGAGCGACGCCCGCCTGACCTACTCCGAGGCCGAGGGCATCCTCGACGACCCCGAGAGCGCCGACGACCTGCTCGAAGACCCCAGCGTCGACCTCGCGGAGAAGACCGAGATGGTCTGGAAACTGGCCGACCGGATGCACGAACAGCGCAAGGAGGAGGGGTCGCTCGTCCTGAACCCAGCGCGGGACCGCGCCCACACCATCATCGAGGAGTGCATGCTGAAAGCCAACAAGGCCGTCACTCACGAACTGATGTGGTCCCGCGGCGTCGAGGCGATGTACCGCGTCCACCCACAGCCGAGTCCGGACGAGTGGGACGAGGCGCTCGTGGAGATACAGGAACTCGACGGGGTCTCGATTCCCGGGTCGGCGTGGGACGACCCCCGCAAGGCGGTCAACGCCACGCTGGAAGACGCGCCCCAGCGCCAGCTCGACAAGATTCAGTGGGCCGTGATGAAGGTGATGCCCCGCGCGAAGTATATGAACGACCCGTTCGGGGGCCACCACGCCCTGAACTTCGAGATATACGGCCACTTCACGTCGCCCATCCGGCGGCTCTCGGACCTCATCAACCACTGGATCGTCTACAGCAACGACGTGCCCGAGGACCTCGTCGCGC
The Halomicroarcula saliterrae genome window above contains:
- a CDS encoding ribonuclease R; this translates as MTTEDAQSAAGTAEGQGPVEIDEEMARHLSNKREELFEKFGIRDEFPPEVLDEAEARTEDVHAEIQGEIDERRDLREMTTWTTDPIDAQDFDDAISVEEREDEYVLWVHIADVTHYVNPETAMWDEAVERGNTVYLPAYTIHMLPPVLAETVCSLVPNEERLAHTVEMHLDKENLGYDEIEIYKSVIESDARLTYSEAEGILDDPESADDLLEDPSVDLAEKTEMVWKLADRMHEQRKEEGSLVLNPARDRAHTIIEECMLKANKAVTHELMWSRGVEAMYRVHPQPSPDEWDEALVEIQELDGVSIPGSAWDDPRKAVNATLEDAPQRQLDKIQWAVMKVMPRAKYMNDPFGGHHALNFEIYGHFTSPIRRLSDLINHWIVYSNDVPEDLVALCDRASDRQKDAEQCEREYKKFLEEVGLDASAVNNRGLEVVDDEE
- a CDS encoding DUF7562 family protein, producing MFGSRRDGETVTCIACGEERPRSDAREYDKHGDRWDRRDKTFEFLCKGCFTETCRQPRDGLEATLAAADAGETDRATFLRQFRELVRERSVERE